The following are encoded in a window of Pseudalgibacter alginicilyticus genomic DNA:
- a CDS encoding DUF7594 domain-containing protein gives MKKTLLFLAVILFTASMNAQSFIASDDVYVQGSDENDKEHTINYNQDGGNENPELLVKVGSTGRTDLIRKTLIKFNLTESGLSGDDVTDAKLRVHVADVQKNKADPVTVTVSELTDDTAWDEHDVTWETAPASGGAISSVVGITGSDIGTEKDWDVTEYVKTELDGDQIISFALEDLDVVNNTVTFSSKAGVYAPRLIINNDLTLSTSNFDVQNNVVSLYPNPAQESFVIQTPDTEISNVKVFSINGSMIFNSENVNSNSLTVDTSAFQTGVYFVHVKNVLGALSVEKMIKK, from the coding sequence ATGAAAAAAACATTACTTTTTTTAGCAGTGATATTATTTACTGCAAGCATGAATGCACAATCTTTTATTGCGAGTGACGACGTTTATGTGCAAGGATCGGATGAAAATGATAAAGAACATACAATCAATTATAATCAAGACGGAGGTAACGAAAACCCAGAGCTTTTGGTAAAAGTAGGTAGTACAGGTAGAACAGATTTGATTAGAAAAACCTTGATTAAATTTAATCTAACAGAATCTGGTTTATCTGGTGATGATGTGACTGATGCAAAACTTCGAGTCCATGTAGCTGATGTGCAAAAAAACAAAGCTGATCCTGTTACAGTAACTGTATCTGAATTAACAGATGATACTGCTTGGGATGAACACGATGTTACTTGGGAAACTGCTCCAGCAAGTGGAGGTGCAATAAGTAGTGTTGTAGGTATTACTGGTTCAGATATAGGTACAGAAAAGGATTGGGATGTTACGGAATATGTTAAAACAGAACTTGATGGAGATCAAATTATTTCTTTTGCTTTAGAAGATCTTGACGTTGTTAATAACACAGTTACCTTTTCTAGTAAAGCTGGGGTTTATGCACCTCGATTAATTATAAATAATGACCTTACTCTTAGTACTTCAAATTTTGATGTGCAAAACAATGTAGTTAGCTTGTATCCAAACCCAGCTCAAGAGTCTTTTGTTATACAAACTCCTGATACTGAAATAAGCAATGTAAAAGTATTTTCTATAAATGGAAGTATGATTTTTAATAGCGAAAATGTAAACTCAAATAGTTTAACAGTTGATACGTCTGCTTTTCAAACAGGTGTTTACTTTGTACATGTTAAAAATGTATTAGGGGCCTTAAGTGTTGAAAAAATGATTAAAAAATAA